One Thermicanus aegyptius DSM 12793 DNA segment encodes these proteins:
- a CDS encoding restriction endonuclease subunit S, with product MKAAELRKSILQAAVQGRLVPQDLHDEPASDLLERIRAEKARLVKEGKIKKEKPLLPIVEDEIPYDLPEGWIWCRIGELIQIAENNNIHKNLPENTLVNYVDIDAIDNKKYCIKNVKQIPVKSLSSRARRVLQKGFIVYSLVRPYLNNIAVIEDEKENYIGSTGFVVFKPIKIETNYFISFLLSPFVKTYYLSLLSGFNSPSVSQEDFLSTPFPLPPFPEQQRIVAKVDELMALCDELEEAEQELDALENRFEEYLPKSILQAAVQGKLVPQNIHDELASVLLERIRAEKARLVKEGKIKKEKPLPPITEDEIPYDLPEGWVWCRLGDIIIQNIGGGTPSKQNLAYWNGNIPWASVKDLTGPILDKTQDCITELGLKESSSNLIPANNIIVCTRMGLGKIAINTIPVAINQDLRALIISRMNIDLRYIIAYYKTLSIRGEGTTVKGISIEELHNMLFPLPPLAEQQRIVAKVDELMALCKEIKAVKTKPIEQRDTNKVIDFPAVKQDEQLQLAARGEISKKSSTELMQAIDDMFAGD from the coding sequence ATGAAAGCAGCGGAATTGCGTAAGTCTATATTGCAAGCGGCGGTACAGGGAAGGCTTGTACCTCAAGATCTTCATGATGAACCGGCTTCGGATTTGTTGGAACGCATCCGTGCCGAAAAAGCTCGTCTTGTGAAAGAAGGGAAAATAAAAAAAGAAAAGCCTTTGCTTCCTATTGTAGAGGATGAAATTCCCTACGACTTGCCAGAGGGGTGGATTTGGTGCAGGATAGGAGAACTTATCCAGATAGCAGAAAACAATAATATTCATAAAAACTTACCCGAAAATACATTGGTAAATTATGTTGATATTGATGCAATTGATAATAAAAAATATTGTATAAAGAACGTAAAGCAAATCCCTGTCAAAAGTCTCTCGTCTCGTGCGCGAAGGGTGCTTCAAAAGGGCTTTATTGTTTATTCTCTCGTGCGTCCGTATTTAAATAATATTGCAGTAATTGAGGACGAAAAAGAAAACTATATTGGCAGTACGGGTTTTGTTGTGTTCAAGCCAATTAAAATTGAGACAAATTATTTCATTAGTTTTCTTTTGTCTCCATTTGTCAAGACATATTATTTATCATTACTTTCCGGGTTTAATTCACCGAGTGTTTCTCAAGAAGATTTCCTGTCCACGCCGTTTCCTCTTCCTCCTTTTCCTGAGCAACAGCGCATTGTTGCCAAAGTGGATGAATTAATGGCATTATGCGATGAATTAGAAGAAGCTGAGCAGGAACTGGATGCTCTTGAGAACCGTTTTGAAGAGTATTTACCGAAATCCATACTTCAAGCGGCGGTACAAGGAAAACTTGTGCCTCAGAATATACATGACGAACTGGCTTCGGTTTTGCTGGAGCGCATCCGTGCTGAGAAAGCACGACTTGTTAAGGAAGGGAAGATCAAAAAAGAAAAACCTTTGCCACCTATTACGGAGGATGAAATCCCCTATGATTTGCCGGAGGGGTGGGTTTGGTGTAGGTTAGGGGATATTATTATCCAAAATATCGGTGGAGGAACACCTTCTAAGCAAAACCTAGCGTATTGGAATGGTAATATACCATGGGCGAGTGTAAAAGATCTTACAGGGCCAATATTAGACAAAACACAAGATTGTATAACTGAGTTAGGGTTAAAAGAAAGCTCATCTAACCTTATACCTGCCAATAATATTATTGTTTGTACTCGTATGGGATTAGGTAAAATAGCTATTAATACAATTCCTGTGGCAATCAACCAAGATTTAAGGGCTCTAATTATTTCAAGAATGAACATTGATTTGCGATATATTATCGCATACTATAAAACTCTAAGTATCCGAGGTGAGGGTACAACAGTTAAGGGTATTTCAATTGAGGAATTACATAACATGCTTTTTCCTCTTCCCCCTCTTGCCGAGCAACAGCGCATTGTTGCCAAAGTGGATGAATTAATGGCATTATGTAAGGAAATAAAAGCGGTAAAAACTAAACCCATTGAACAAAGGGATACTAACAAGGTTATTGACTTCCCGGCGGTAAAACAAGATGAGCAACTCCAGTTAGCAGCTCGTGGTGAAATAAGTAAAAAGTCTTCCACCGAACTGATGCAAGCGATTGATGATATGTTTGCGGGGGATTAA
- a CDS encoding ImmA/IrrE family metallo-endopeptidase, with amino-acid sequence MFTANTPSAKAKWVLETMGIKGVPAPYFDDIARQEKIKVKRCSLPSEKDLSGMLIYRGGMKGILINTYIENIGRQNFTFAHELGHYFLKHKPPYVLDGESSFRCSNQDMEVVEDYSSIEAEANQFAVELLMPELLFKPLLAGTVFDFTLMSSLVNQFYVSKHACANRILDFMKEPYILICSKGTSITAIKCSNAAKRFGKAVKNIPTESHAYRAIRYQQNQKQFYLSPGSVWFGQSYSNAIVYECTRGNYEHDVSMTILKIE; translated from the coding sequence ATGTTTACCGCGAACACTCCGTCGGCCAAAGCAAAATGGGTTTTGGAAACAATGGGTATAAAGGGGGTTCCGGCTCCATATTTTGATGATATCGCGCGTCAGGAGAAGATAAAAGTAAAACGATGCTCTTTGCCATCAGAAAAGGATTTGAGCGGGATGCTGATATATAGAGGTGGAATGAAAGGTATCCTTATCAATACATATATTGAAAACATCGGACGCCAAAACTTTACTTTTGCCCATGAGCTTGGCCATTATTTTTTAAAGCATAAACCTCCATATGTATTGGATGGGGAGTCAAGTTTCAGATGCTCAAATCAAGACATGGAAGTTGTAGAAGACTATTCTTCCATAGAAGCTGAGGCGAATCAATTCGCTGTCGAATTATTAATGCCTGAGTTGCTTTTTAAGCCACTTTTAGCAGGAACTGTTTTTGATTTTACCTTAATGAGCAGTTTGGTAAACCAGTTTTATGTATCAAAGCATGCGTGCGCGAACAGAATTTTGGACTTTATGAAGGAACCCTATATTCTTATATGCTCGAAGGGGACATCCATTACCGCAATTAAATGTTCAAATGCAGCCAAGAGGTTTGGAAAAGCAGTAAAGAATATTCCCACAGAAAGTCATGCATACAGAGCGATTCGATATCAGCAGAATCAAAAGCAGTTCTATCTTTCGCCTGGCTCTGTATGGTTTGGCCAATCATATAGCAATGCTATTGTTTACGAGTGCACTCGGGGAAATTATGAGCATGATGTATCTATGACGATTTTGAAGATAGAGTAA
- a CDS encoding IS256 family transposase produces MAQYNITLNDEILKDLFSGDKGVAVLLEQVLNQVLQAQATDQLNAEPYERSEDRQGYRNGTRPHPITTRVGTLVLRVPRLRSGKFSTELFARYQRSEQALLLAMMEMVINGVSTRKVAAITEELCGEEFSKSTVSELCKRLDPVVQGWNERSLKDKEYPFVIVDAMVLKIREDGRVRSRAALIATGVGEDGYREVLGMRIGDSESEASWSAFFGWLKDRGLHGVDIVVSDSHSGLVKALHTQFQGCTWQRCQTHFMRNFLDAVPKSLQEELYGKMRAILDAPDVKTARLLMEQVVDNYSDKARKAVDILESGFDDITAVLELPERYRKRLRTTNGQERLNEEIRRRDRVIRIYPNRDSAIRLLGALLMEIDEKWQSGHRYFDMEDYYVWREERRKKEVAESQQSVRKVS; encoded by the coding sequence ATGGCACAATATAATATTACCTTGAACGATGAAATTTTGAAAGATCTATTTTCTGGAGATAAGGGGGTGGCTGTCTTACTAGAACAGGTGCTGAATCAGGTTCTTCAAGCCCAGGCCACGGACCAGTTGAATGCGGAGCCCTACGAACGGTCTGAAGATCGTCAGGGTTATCGCAATGGTACTCGCCCCCATCCCATTACGACCCGCGTCGGTACGCTGGTATTGCGGGTGCCACGACTCCGTAGCGGCAAGTTTTCCACAGAGCTTTTTGCCCGTTATCAGCGCAGTGAACAGGCACTTTTACTGGCGATGATGGAGATGGTTATTAATGGTGTATCCACAAGGAAGGTAGCTGCCATCACGGAGGAGCTATGTGGTGAAGAGTTTTCCAAGTCTACCGTATCGGAGCTCTGTAAACGATTGGACCCCGTTGTCCAAGGATGGAACGAACGAAGCCTGAAGGACAAGGAATACCCCTTTGTGATCGTGGATGCCATGGTGCTAAAGATTCGTGAGGATGGCAGAGTGCGCTCGAGGGCTGCTTTGATTGCTACTGGTGTGGGTGAAGACGGATACCGTGAAGTGCTAGGAATGCGGATCGGGGATAGCGAGTCTGAAGCCAGTTGGAGTGCGTTTTTCGGCTGGTTGAAAGACCGAGGACTGCATGGTGTGGATATCGTTGTCTCTGACAGCCACAGCGGGCTTGTGAAAGCCCTACACACCCAGTTTCAAGGCTGTACCTGGCAACGATGCCAAACGCACTTTATGCGCAACTTCTTGGACGCCGTGCCTAAGAGTTTACAGGAGGAGCTGTATGGGAAAATGCGGGCCATCCTTGATGCGCCGGATGTGAAGACAGCCCGTTTATTAATGGAGCAGGTTGTGGATAATTACAGTGATAAAGCCCGTAAGGCTGTGGATATCCTCGAGTCGGGCTTTGATGACATCACGGCAGTACTGGAGCTACCAGAACGGTACAGGAAACGTCTGCGTACTACCAACGGTCAGGAGCGCCTTAATGAGGAAATCCGCAGGCGAGATCGGGTGATTCGAATCTACCCGAATCGAGACTCGGCGATACGGCTTCTAGGTGCCTTGCTGATGGAGATTGACGAGAAATGGCAATCTGGTCACCGGTACTTTGACATGGAAGACTATTACGTCTGGCGGGAGGAGCGTAGGAAGAAGGAGGTGGCGGAGTCACAGCAGAGCGTCCGAAAGGTTAGTTAA
- a CDS encoding dsDNA nuclease domain-containing protein encodes MRNVYNSIPHDLSGAASKNRFRLEMLWGIGKMFDLYDKPDFCVVFDYKCDVEIHFNDSLEFYQIKTHKVQSPYKFTVISKPDKNTGKSIIGRLYLLKNISGENVSIKVALVSNAFFQIDKKIYSDVETLKFSDLDATTQKKICDALKAELQHDEVDISNIHYIYTSMNLLNPENDIKGKITGCFEKIKK; translated from the coding sequence GTGAGAAACGTTTACAATTCAATACCGCATGATCTGTCCGGGGCGGCGAGTAAAAATCGTTTCCGCCTTGAAATGCTATGGGGAATTGGCAAAATGTTCGACTTATATGATAAGCCGGATTTTTGTGTTGTATTTGATTATAAATGCGACGTAGAAATACATTTTAACGATTCCCTGGAGTTTTATCAAATAAAGACTCATAAAGTTCAATCACCGTATAAGTTTACCGTAATCTCAAAGCCAGACAAAAATACCGGTAAATCTATAATAGGGAGATTATATCTTCTAAAAAATATATCTGGTGAAAACGTTAGTATAAAAGTCGCTCTGGTGTCAAATGCTTTCTTTCAGATCGATAAGAAAATTTATTCTGATGTAGAAACCTTGAAGTTTTCCGATTTAGACGCCACTACACAAAAAAAGATATGCGACGCTCTCAAAGCGGAATTACAGCATGACGAAGTTGATATATCTAATATCCATTACATATACACTTCCATGAATCTGCTGAACCCGGAGAATGATATAAAAGGTAAAATCACTGGATGTTTTGAAAAAATTAAAAAGTGA
- a CDS encoding helix-turn-helix domain-containing protein, with protein sequence MDYLTAKQAAEKWNISPRRVQVLCEQGRIKGAVRLGWAWAIPKDAEKPEDARIKAKTEK encoded by the coding sequence ATGGATTATTTAACGGCAAAACAGGCTGCTGAAAAATGGAATATATCCCCGCGCAGAGTGCAGGTCTTATGCGAGCAGGGCCGGATAAAGGGTGCTGTGCGCTTAGGCTGGGCTTGGGCAATACCGAAGGATGCGGAGAAGCCGGAAGATGCTCGAATAAAAGCGAAAACCGAAAAGTAA
- a CDS encoding major royal jelly family protein — protein sequence MKQQFEANQYWKKAMPAGVKVDQQGNYYVSVPRWAQGIPATMNRIVIKNGKPLLEAFPSWEWNQAGNPKVLQSVLGYEIDERNRMWLLDQGKIAFAPSPEGSQKLVIWDLNTNKLIDSIPIPNEIASYRTSFLNDLVVDNKNGFVYITDSGNGEGWTGRVVGGIIVYNMKTKTFRRVLDRHDSTQDFPGFVFSIMGKPVFKDRPLKIGADGIALSADRSTLYYCPVTGRNLYAIDTALLRNFNTPLEKINDAVQAMGSKGTNTDGMHADNKGNVFYTMLEGQGVGIYSPESNQFRRFVSDDRMLWVDGVAFDQKGYIIFNNNRLHEMFAPEDEINWDYPYNMVIWKAFVGKDVKSYLYAN from the coding sequence ATGAAGCAGCAATTTGAGGCCAATCAATATTGGAAAAAGGCTATGCCTGCCGGGGTCAAGGTCGATCAACAAGGCAACTATTACGTTTCGGTTCCCCGTTGGGCCCAGGGCATTCCCGCTACCATGAATCGGATTGTCATCAAAAACGGAAAACCGCTGTTGGAAGCTTTTCCGAGCTGGGAATGGAACCAGGCAGGAAACCCTAAAGTTCTCCAATCCGTCCTGGGATATGAAATCGACGAACGGAACCGGATGTGGCTGCTGGATCAAGGAAAAATCGCCTTTGCTCCTTCTCCGGAAGGTTCGCAGAAGCTGGTCATATGGGATTTGAATACCAATAAATTGATCGACTCCATTCCTATTCCGAACGAGATCGCATCATATCGAACTTCCTTTTTAAACGACTTGGTCGTGGACAATAAAAACGGTTTCGTCTACATTACCGACTCCGGAAATGGAGAGGGTTGGACAGGCCGCGTCGTCGGCGGAATCATTGTCTACAATATGAAGACGAAAACATTCAGACGGGTGCTCGACCGCCATGACAGCACGCAGGATTTTCCCGGGTTTGTTTTCTCCATTATGGGCAAACCGGTCTTTAAGGACAGACCCCTCAAAATAGGTGCCGACGGCATAGCATTGTCCGCCGATCGCTCAACCTTGTACTACTGCCCGGTGACCGGCCGTAATTTATATGCGATCGATACGGCGCTGCTAAGAAATTTTAATACGCCGTTGGAAAAGATTAATGACGCCGTTCAAGCGATGGGCAGCAAAGGGACAAACACCGACGGGATGCACGCGGACAATAAAGGAAATGTTTTTTACACCATGTTGGAAGGACAGGGAGTTGGCATCTATAGTCCTGAGAGCAATCAATTCCGCCGTTTCGTGTCGGATGACCGGATGTTGTGGGTAGATGGGGTGGCATTCGATCAAAAGGGGTACATTATTTTTAACAACAATCGGCTTCACGAGATGTTTGCACCTGAGGACGAAATCAATTGGGACTATCCGTACAACATGGTCATTTGGAAAGCCTTTGTCGGGAAAGACGTCAAATCGTATCTTTACGCGAATTAG
- a CDS encoding recombinase family protein codes for MIVLHHSGKPKWRPETIRKILKNEKYIGDALLQKTFTVDFLSKKRVINKRILSQYYVENGHEPIIPRELFMLVQVELARRANLRSSKNGVKRIYISKYTLSSIVFCRECVEIYRRVHWNSCGKKSIVWRCASKLEEKGSDCGSPTVSEEDLQKAVLKAINCITARRDDFIKTHCRNIETA; via the coding sequence GTGATCGTTTTGCACCATTCAGGCAAACCAAAATGGCGGCCGGAAACTATACGAAAGATACTCAAAAACGAGAAGTACATTGGGGACGCCCTTTTGCAAAAAACTTTTACAGTGGATTTCCTTTCCAAGAAGCGGGTTATCAATAAACGCATCTTGTCGCAGTATTATGTAGAAAACGGCCACGAGCCGATTATTCCGCGGGAACTCTTTATGCTGGTGCAGGTAGAGCTGGCAAGACGGGCAAACCTTCGGAGCAGCAAGAACGGCGTCAAGCGCATTTATATTTCCAAATATACTCTGTCGAGTATTGTTTTTTGTAGAGAGTGCGTTGAAATTTACCGCAGGGTGCATTGGAACAGCTGTGGTAAGAAGTCCATAGTTTGGCGGTGCGCAAGTAAGCTGGAGGAAAAAGGTTCTGACTGCGGCTCTCCGACGGTTTCAGAGGAAGACTTGCAGAAAGCAGTGCTCAAGGCTATCAACTGCATAACTGCTAGGCGAGATGATTTTATTAAAACTCACTGCAGGAACATTGAAACGGCATAG
- a CDS encoding type I restriction-modification system subunit M — translation MAISNTTKALKDIMRIDAGINGDAQYIEQIAWLLFLKAFDYKEQEWELEDDYVPVIPEQYRWRNWAEDDEGITGDALIEHVENMFRTLRNLDVSDGDPRKFLVRDVMEGVNNFMKSGTLLRQVINKINADINFDEVKTAHLFNGIYESMLKDLQSAGKAGEFYTPRPVTKFIVDMVNPQLGEIVLDPACGTGGFLTSVIDRFNIKTADEYRTLQKTIRGIEKKPFPFLLCVTNLIAHGIDVPLIRHDNTLRTPTTDYSLADKVDVIVTNPPFGGAEEKAISQSVPAELRNTETADLFLVHIMALLKDGGRCGMVLPDGFLFGTGVKAAIKKKLLEENNLHTIVRLPKDVFAPYTNINTNLLFFTKGKPTQGVWFYRLEMPQGYKHFSKTKPMLYEHFAPVRAWWNNRKESDVSQYIPVEDIIAAEYNLDFCGFPHETEEILPPDEFIAQYRNEKAILTERIESILAKIQTALAQEDVL, via the coding sequence ATGGCTATATCAAATACGACAAAAGCACTGAAAGACATTATGCGTATCGATGCGGGTATAAACGGCGATGCGCAGTACATAGAACAGATTGCCTGGTTGCTTTTCCTAAAAGCATTTGATTATAAAGAACAGGAATGGGAATTAGAGGATGATTATGTTCCGGTTATTCCCGAGCAATATCGATGGAGAAACTGGGCTGAAGACGATGAAGGCATTACCGGAGATGCCCTGATTGAGCATGTAGAAAATATGTTCCGGACGTTGCGCAATTTGGATGTTTCGGATGGAGATCCGCGGAAATTTCTTGTCCGCGATGTCATGGAAGGCGTAAACAACTTCATGAAATCAGGAACGCTTTTACGGCAAGTTATTAATAAAATAAACGCTGATATTAACTTTGATGAAGTAAAAACCGCTCATTTATTCAATGGCATTTACGAATCCATGCTCAAGGATCTGCAAAGCGCTGGCAAAGCCGGGGAATTTTACACTCCGAGGCCCGTTACCAAATTTATTGTAGATATGGTGAACCCTCAGTTAGGTGAAATTGTCCTTGATCCGGCATGTGGAACCGGCGGATTTTTAACCAGTGTCATTGACCGTTTTAATATCAAGACGGCTGATGAGTATAGAACATTGCAAAAAACCATTAGGGGCATCGAAAAGAAGCCTTTTCCTTTTTTACTGTGCGTCACAAACTTGATTGCCCATGGCATTGACGTGCCATTGATTAGGCACGACAATACCTTGCGTACGCCGACAACAGATTATAGCTTGGCTGATAAGGTAGACGTGATTGTTACCAATCCGCCTTTTGGAGGGGCGGAAGAGAAAGCCATTTCTCAGTCGGTACCAGCAGAATTACGAAACACGGAAACAGCGGATCTGTTTTTGGTACACATTATGGCGCTTCTTAAAGACGGCGGACGCTGTGGCATGGTTTTGCCGGATGGATTTTTATTTGGAACAGGCGTAAAAGCTGCTATCAAGAAAAAGCTGCTGGAGGAAAACAATCTGCATACCATTGTCCGTTTGCCTAAGGACGTGTTTGCACCATATACCAACATAAATACAAACCTGCTTTTCTTTACAAAAGGGAAACCCACACAAGGCGTATGGTTTTACCGCTTGGAAATGCCTCAAGGCTATAAGCATTTTTCAAAAACAAAGCCGATGTTGTACGAGCACTTCGCGCCTGTGCGTGCATGGTGGAACAATCGCAAAGAGAGCGATGTATCTCAATATATTCCGGTGGAGGATATCATTGCAGCGGAGTATAATTTGGATTTTTGTGGTTTTCCTCATGAAACCGAGGAAATTTTGCCTCCGGATGAATTTATTGCGCAATATCGCAATGAGAAGGCGATTTTAACAGAGAGAATTGAAAGTATTCTCGCAAAGATCCAAACAGCCTTGGCACAGGAGGATGTGCTATGA
- the hsdR gene encoding EcoAI/FtnUII family type I restriction enzme subunit R: MDKRSLTEQEIRTRFITPAIKAAGWTDAQIREEYAITKGRIIARGGSYKRDKAKYADYVLFYKPHIPIAIIEAKDNNHTISDGMQQALGYAEQLCVPFVFTSNGDGFTFHNRNSEDGDRETILSISEFPSPGTLWKMYKQYKGIDEKQEQVITEPYYVERPDKQPRYYQLNAINLTVESIAKGNNRVLLVMATGTGKTYTAFQIIWRLWKAGIKKRILFLADRNALIDQTYTNDFAPFKDKMTIIRHRHVDKSYEIYLAIYQGLTGEGDKDIFRQFSPVFFDLIVVDECHRGSAKADSEWREVLEYFKSATQIGLTATPKETKEVSNIDYFGEPVYTYSLKQGIEDGFLAPYRVIRVLLDKDAEGFRPYLGQTDRFGNIIEDREYNITDFDRELVLEQRTKVVAKVVSNYLKAHNARMDKSIFFCVDTEHADRMRQALINENSDLVKEDERYVMRITGDDDIGKKQLDNFRDVSSRYPVLVTTSKLLTTGVDIQTVKYIVLDTNINSMTEFKQIIGRGTRIREDLGKVFFTIFDFRDATRLFADPDFDGPCEQDDEYMPDENGNIHDSDSDSEFVKEDPKDYTIDNDLESGKRKKYYVGDVEVSVLKQRVQYIDKNGKLITESLTDYTKRNVLSKYATLHDFLRVWNSAERKQAILDELAEQGVLIEELQEQIGREFDPFDLLCHIVFDQPPLTRRERANNVKKRNYFAKYGEKAAAVLDALLDKYSDSGISNIESLDVLKVNPIREFGTPQFIVNKIFGGKEKFKQAIRELEQELYVA, encoded by the coding sequence ATGGACAAGAGATCACTTACTGAGCAAGAAATACGTACAAGGTTTATAACTCCGGCTATTAAAGCTGCTGGGTGGACCGATGCTCAAATACGCGAAGAATATGCTATTACAAAAGGGCGAATTATAGCTCGCGGCGGGTCTTATAAGAGAGATAAAGCTAAATATGCAGATTATGTCCTTTTCTATAAACCACACATTCCCATTGCTATTATTGAGGCAAAGGATAACAATCATACAATATCGGATGGAATGCAACAAGCATTAGGTTATGCCGAACAATTGTGTGTGCCGTTTGTATTTACATCAAATGGTGACGGTTTTACTTTTCATAACCGCAATAGTGAGGATGGTGATCGTGAAACAATTTTATCTATTTCTGAATTTCCCTCACCTGGAACACTATGGAAAATGTACAAACAGTACAAGGGTATAGATGAAAAGCAAGAACAAGTTATTACAGAGCCTTACTATGTTGAAAGGCCTGATAAGCAACCACGGTATTATCAGCTAAATGCGATTAATCTTACTGTTGAATCTATTGCTAAAGGTAATAATCGAGTATTACTGGTTATGGCAACGGGAACCGGAAAAACATACACGGCATTTCAGATTATTTGGAGACTCTGGAAAGCGGGTATTAAAAAACGTATTCTATTTTTAGCAGACCGAAATGCGCTTATTGACCAGACTTATACTAATGATTTTGCTCCCTTTAAAGATAAAATGACAATTATTCGTCATCGACATGTGGATAAATCATATGAAATATATCTGGCTATTTATCAAGGGCTCACAGGCGAAGGAGATAAGGACATTTTCCGTCAATTTAGTCCAGTTTTTTTCGATTTAATTGTCGTTGATGAGTGCCACCGCGGCAGCGCCAAAGCTGATAGCGAATGGCGAGAGGTCTTGGAATATTTTAAATCTGCTACGCAAATTGGCTTAACAGCAACGCCCAAAGAAACGAAAGAGGTTTCTAATATTGATTATTTTGGAGAACCAGTCTATACATATTCGTTAAAACAAGGTATTGAAGACGGATTTTTAGCTCCATATCGGGTGATTCGAGTCTTACTTGATAAGGATGCCGAAGGCTTCCGTCCTTATCTTGGGCAGACGGATCGTTTTGGAAATATTATAGAGGATCGTGAATATAACATTACCGATTTTGACCGAGAACTGGTATTGGAGCAACGCACTAAAGTTGTGGCAAAAGTGGTTTCCAATTATCTAAAAGCGCATAACGCTCGAATGGATAAAAGCATCTTTTTCTGCGTGGATACAGAACACGCTGATCGCATGCGTCAGGCGCTAATTAACGAGAACAGCGATTTGGTGAAAGAAGATGAGCGCTATGTGATGCGAATTACCGGTGATGACGATATCGGGAAAAAACAACTTGACAATTTCCGCGATGTGTCCAGCAGATATCCTGTTTTAGTAACAACGTCAAAATTGTTGACAACCGGCGTAGATATACAGACCGTCAAATATATTGTGTTGGATACCAACATCAACAGTATGACTGAATTCAAGCAGATTATTGGACGCGGCACCCGGATTCGTGAAGATTTAGGGAAAGTGTTCTTTACTATTTTTGATTTTAGAGATGCTACACGATTGTTTGCCGATCCGGACTTTGACGGGCCCTGTGAACAGGATGATGAATATATGCCTGATGAAAACGGCAATATACATGATTCTGATTCCGATAGCGAATTTGTAAAAGAGGATCCTAAGGACTACACCATCGATAACGATTTGGAGTCTGGCAAACGTAAGAAATACTATGTGGGTGATGTAGAGGTATCTGTTTTAAAGCAAAGAGTTCAATACATCGATAAAAACGGGAAACTGATTACGGAATCTCTTACAGACTATACAAAACGAAATGTTTTGAGTAAGTATGCCACGTTGCATGATTTTTTACGTGTTTGGAACAGCGCGGAACGCAAGCAGGCCATTCTAGACGAGCTTGCCGAACAAGGCGTCTTAATCGAGGAATTACAGGAGCAAATCGGGCGTGAATTTGATCCGTTTGATTTGCTGTGTCATATTGTATTTGACCAGCCCCCTTTAACAAGACGCGAAAGGGCAAATAATGTAAAAAAACGAAATTATTTTGCTAAATACGGGGAAAAAGCGGCGGCCGTTTTGGACGCATTGTTGGACAAATATTCCGATTCGGGCATTTCCAATATAGAGAGTTTGGATGTTTTAAAAGTAAATCCCATAAGAGAGTTTGGAACCCCACAGTTTATTGTCAACAAAATTTTTGGGGGAAAAGAAAAATTCAAACAGGCTATACGGGAGTTAGAGCAAGAACTTTATGTCGCATAA
- a CDS encoding zinc ribbon domain-containing protein — MEKRARLVSKDDGTVESSTSKYNGKYFLGNLLICGDCGASYRRRTERGKVVWRLCYEDRKGQRCMP; from the coding sequence ATGGAAAAGCGTGCAAGACTCGTTAGCAAAGATGATGGCACAGTAGAATCTAGTACCAGTAAATATAACGGAAAATACTTTTTGGGCAATTTGCTTATTTGCGGTGATTGCGGGGCGTCTTACCGAAGAAGAACAGAGAGAGGCAAGGTGGTCTGGAGATTGTGCTACGAGGATCGAAAAGGGCAAAGATGCATGCCCTAA